From one Solea solea chromosome 15, fSolSol10.1, whole genome shotgun sequence genomic stretch:
- the calm2a gene encoding calmodulin 2a (phosphorylase kinase, delta) produces the protein MADQLTEEQIAEFKEAFSLFDKDGDGTITTKELGTVMRSLGQNPTEAELQDMINEVDADGNGTIDFPEFLTMMARKMKDTDSEEEIREAFRVFDKDGNGYISAAELRHVMTNLGEKLTDEEVDEMIREADIDGDGQVNYEEFVQMMTAK, from the exons ATG GCTGATCAGCTTACAGAAGAGCAGATTGCTG AATTCAAGGAGGCATTTTCACTCTTTGACAAAGATGGAGATGGCACCATCACCACCAAAGAACTGGGCACAGTCATGCGCTCGTTGGGCCAGAACCCCACAGAGGCAGAGCTGCAGGATATGATCAATGAGGTGGACGCTGATG GAAATGGAACGATAGACTTCCCCGAGTTCCTGACCATGATGGCCAGGAAGATGAAAGACACAGACAGCGAGGAGGAGATCAGAGAAGCATTCCGTGTCTTTGACAAG GACGGCAATGGATACATCAGTGCTGCTGAGCTGCGCCATGTGATGACAAACCTTGGAGAGAAGCTGACTGATGAGGAAGTTGATGAGATGATCAGAGAAGCAGACATTGATGGAGATGGACAGGTCAACTATGAAG agtTCGTACAAATGATGACAGCGAAGTGA